A stretch of Lachancea thermotolerans CBS 6340 chromosome D complete sequence DNA encodes these proteins:
- a CDS encoding 40S ribosomal protein eS4 (highly similar to uniprot|P05753 Saccharomyces cerevisiae YJR145C RPS4A or to YHR203C uniprot|P05753 Saccharomyces cerevisiae YHR203C RPS4B) yields the protein MARGPKKHLKRLAAPHHWLLDKLSGCYAPRPSPGPHKLRESLPLIVFLRNRLKYALNGREVKAILMQRHVKVDGKVRTDTTYPAGFMDVITLEATNENFRLVYDVKGRFAVHRITDEEASYKLGKVKKVQLGKKGVPYVVTHDGRTLRYPDPNIKVNDTVKIDLASGKITDFIKFDTGKLVYVTGGRNLGRVGSIVHRERHEGGFDLVHIKDSLDNTFVTRLNNVFVIGEPSRPYISLPKGKGIKLTIAEERDRRRAQQGL from the exons ATGGCTAGAGGCCC aaagaagcatctGAAGAGATTAGCAGCTCCACACCACTGGTTGTTGGACAAGTTGTCCGGGTGTTACGCCCCAAGACCATCTCCAGGTCCTCACAAGTTGCGTGAGTCCTTGCCATTGATTGTGTTCTTGAGAAACAGATTAAAGTACGCCTTGAACGGCCGTGAGGTTAAGGCTATCCTAATGCAGCGTCACGTCAAGGTCGACGGTAAGGTCAGAACTGACACTACCTACCCTGCCGGTTTCATGGACGTTATCACCTTGGAGGCCACCAACGAGAACTTCAGATTGGTGTACGACGTCAAGGGTAGATTCGCTGTCCACCGTATCACCGACGAGGAGGCTTCCTACAAGTTGGGTAAGGTCAAGAAGGTCCAGCTGGGTAAGAAGGGTGTTCCATACGTCGTCACCCACGACGGTAGAACTCTCAGATACCCAGACCCTAACATCAAGGTTAACGACACTGTGAAGATCGACCTTGCCTCTGGTAAGATCACcgacttcatcaagttcgaCACCGGTAAGTTGGTCTATGTCACTGGTGGTCGTAACTTGGGTCGTGTTGGCTCTATCGTCCACAGAGAAAGACACGAGGGTGGTTTCGACTTGGTCCACATCAAGGACTCCTTGGACAACACCTTCGTCACCAGATTGAACAAcgtcttcgtcatcggTGAACCAAGCAGACCATACATTTCTTTGCCAAAGGGTAAGGGTATCAAGCTGACCATCGCTGAAGAGCGTGACCGCAGAAGAGCTCAGCAAGGTTTGTAA
- the PMT4 gene encoding dolichyl-phosphate-mannose-protein mannosyltransferase (similar to uniprot|P46971 Saccharomyces cerevisiae YJR143C PMT4 Transfers mannose residues from dolichyl phosphate-D-mannose to specific serine/threonine residues of proteins in the secretory pathway dolichyl phosphate-D-mannose:protein O-D-mannosyltransferase), with the protein MAGNKPSKQRKLDPDSPEMKYLKNRDAYEFFGAKWLLKPLPDKPSTYRALVWTVTLIAAVVRFQNLPYPREVVFDEVHFGKFASYYLERTYFFDVHPPFAKMLIAFVGWLVGYNGAFKFEDIGMSYDTNPAPFVAYRSLSAILGTLTVPIVFNTVKELNFRAVTCTLAAMLVAVDCAQVIDSRLILLDATLIIAVACSIYCYVRFYKTQLQTPFSSQWYLWLYATGISLSFVMSTKYIGVMTYSAIGAAVVANLWQLLDFKAGVSIRLFAKHFVQRLNGLIFAPFMVYLFWFWVHFAILTRSGPGDDFMSPQFQQTLSDSPLAKEARQVNYYDIVTLKHKGTEALLHSHQERYPLRYEDGRISSNGQQVTGYRYEDVNNQWEVLPTKELPGREGQPVHLDDVVRFKHVVTGTYLLAHDVASPLYPTNEEVTTVEEEAANGNNYHETLFSLQSANKGDTKDVLKTKLSVFRIVHTDTNVALWTHNDVLLPEWGFKQQEVNGNKKVIDPENSWFMDTIINIDDARKVYVPKPVEKLPFFAKWSELQKLMFEHNNKLSSDHPFASNPESWPGSLSGVSFWTKDQERKQIYFIGNIVGWWFQVISLALFSGLTIADIIARRRGIYPLNKMARQKLHAPLSFLFIAWLCHYLPFFLMGRQKFLHHYLPAHLIASMFSAALWETVFTENKSLNMDIDEEDPVNPHDASPKLKFIPLCLFCSAVIVALIWCFAFFSPIIYGNESLTVPQVKSREWLNIKLHFSK; encoded by the coding sequence ATGGCTGGAAACAAACCATCTAAACAGCGGAAGCTGGATCCGGACTCTCCCGAAATGAAGTACCTGAAGAACAGAGATGCGTACGAGTTTTTTGGGGCCAAATGGCTCCTAAAACCATTGCCTGACAAGCCTTCAACATATCGCGCATTGGTTTGGACGGTGACTCTGATAGCAGCCGTTGTGagatttcaaaacttgCCCTATCCTCGTGAGGTGGTCTTCGACGAAGTTCATTTCGGCAAGTTTGCTTCATACTACTTAGAGAGAACTTACTTTTTTGATGTACACCCTCCGTTTGCCAAGATGCTCATCGCGTTTGTCGGGTGGCTAGTTGGTTACAACGGCGCCTTCAAATTCGAGGATATTGGCATGAGCTACGATACAAACCCTGCGCCATTTGTTGCGTACAGGTCTCTCAGCGCCATTCTGGGAACACTCACGGTGCCAATCGTATTCAATACCGTCAAGGAACTCAACTTTAGAGCAGTAACTTGTACCTTGGCAGCAATGCTTGTTGCCGTGGACTGCGCACAGGTTATTGATTCGCGCTTGATTCTCCTTGACGCAACTCTGATCATCGCAGTTGCTTGTTCTATCTACTGCTATGTTCGCTTCTACAAGACTCAACTGCAGACACCTTTCTCATCTCAGTGGTATCTTTGGTTGTATGCTACTGGCAtttctttgtcttttgtGATGTCTACTAAATACATCGGTGTCATGACATATTCGGCAATTGGCGCTGCGGTTGTGGCTAACCTGTGGCAGTTGCTGGACTTCAAAGCAGGTGTTTCTATTCGACTATTTGCAAAACACTTTGTTCAGAGGCTTAATGGTCTTATTTTTGCCCCATTTATGGTGTATTTGTTTTGGTTCTGGGTTCACTTCGCTATTCTCACTAGATCGGGTCCTGGCGACGATTTCATGTCTCCACAGTTCCAACAAACCCTTTCCGATTCTCCTCTAGCCAAAGAGGCAAGGCAAGTTAATTACTACGATATTGTCACGCTAAAGCATAAGGGCACCGAGGCGCTTTTGCACTCACACCAAGAACGCTACCCATTGCGTTACGAAGACGGCCGTATCTCATCAAACGGTCAGCAAGTTACAGGGTACCGTTATGAAGACGTCAACAACCAATGGGAAGTTCTCCCCACGAAAGAGCTACCTGGCAGGGAGGGGCAGCCTGTGCATTTGGATGACGTTGTTAGGTTCAAACACGTTGTTACCGGCACTTATCTTTTAGCTCACGACGTCGCATCCCCTTTGTATCCCACAAACGAAGAAGTTACCACTGTTGAGGAGGAGGCTGCCAATGGTAATAACTATCATGAGACCTTGTTCTCCCTTCAATCTGCCAACAAAGGAGATACCAAAGACGTTTTAAAGACGAAACTCTCGGTGTTCAGAATAGTTCATACAGATACTAATGTTGCATTGTGGACCCACAATGACGTTTTGCTACCTGAATGGGGCTTCAAACAACAGGAGGTTAACGGCAAcaagaaagtcattgaTCCCGAAAATTCGTGGTTTATGGACACAATCATCAACATAGATGATGCGCGTAAGGTTTATGTCCCTAAACCAGTAGAAAAGCTCCCTTTTTTCGCAAAATGGTCCGAGCTACAGAAATTGATGTTTGAACACAATAACAAGCTGTCTTCCGATCATCCCTTTGCATCCAACCCTGAGTCATGGCCAGGTTCCCTTTCAGGTGTCTCTTTTTGGACTAAAGACCAGGAACGCAAGCAAATTTATTTCATTGGAAATATCGTTGGATGGTGGTTCCAAGTTATCTCACTCGCACTATTCTCTGGGCTCACCATCGCAGACATTATTGCTAGAAGACGCGGTATTTACCCGCTTAACAAGATGGCGAGACAAAAGCTTCATGCTCCTTTGTCCTTTTTGTTTATTGCCTGGCTATGTCACTACTTgccatttttcttgatggGCAGACAAAAATTTCTTCACCACTATCTACCAGCACATTTGATCGCTTCAATGTTTTCCGCCGCTTTATGGGAGACAGTTTTCACTGAAAACAAATCCTTGAATATGGATattgacgaagaagaccCTGTGAATCCTCATGATGCCAGCCCTAAATTGAAATTTATCCCGCTATGTCTCTTTTGCTCAGCGGTTATTGTTGCACTGATCTGGTGTTTTGCGTTTTTCTCTCCAATTATCTATGGAAATGAGAGCCTCACGGTGCCACAGGTGAAGAGCAGGGAATGGCTGAATATCAAGTTACATTTTTCCAAGTGA
- a CDS encoding uncharacterized protein (similar to uniprot|P47173 Saccharomyces cerevisiae YJR142W Hypothetical ORF) produces the protein MTKVVKKGGKEVLLRDADDDFSYLSLVDEVDLLPEDYLKQEHFQHNVYHLQTGDRVSIGFVLKTVALKMAEVANSEFSSTFDMVEAESALIFKSKTYHGRNESLLTLARVLKEKKAFECLLGWRNEFYTIYVDRAPYVLVERALSGLLGVITYGVHVNGFVKNPSTGEIKFWIPRRSASKPTWPLKLDNIVAGGLGYPNGIFETVIKESLEEANLEQQLIEKHIKAVGAVSYFYFQGDIEGDKFQSESSLITGEVEFLFDLELPPDVVPCPNDGEVDSFQLMTLQQTIKALRNKEFKPNCGLIMLEFLMRHGYINSENEPNYGEIISRVHRRLPFPTLN, from the coding sequence ATGACAAAGGTTGTGAAAAAAGGGGGTAAAGAAGTCCTGCTTCGAGACGCGGACGACGATTTCTCCTACTTGAGTCTGGTTGACGAGGTTGATCTCCTTCCTGAAGACTATTTGAAGCAGGAGCACTTTCAGCACAATGTTTATCATTTACAAACGGGCGATCGAGTTAGCATCGGGTTCGTCCTAAAGACTGTCGCATTGAAAATGGCAGAGGTGGCCAATTCTGAGTTCAGCTCTACTTTCGATATGGTTGAAGCAGAATCCGCGTTGattttcaaatcaaaaacatacCATGGTCGAAACGAGTCGTTGTTGACTCTTGCTCGCGTGCTtaaggaaaaaaaagcttttgagtgCCTTTTAGGCTGGAGAAATGAATTTTATACCATCTACGTTGATAGAGCCCCATACGTTTTGGTGGAGCGAGCTCTCTCGGGCTTATTGGGTGTGATCACCTACGGAGTGCACGTTAACGGGTTCGTGAAGAATCCTTCGACGGGTGAAATTAAATTTTGGATCCCCCGAAGATCTGCTTCGAAACCAACATGGCCTCTCAAGCTGGATAATATTGTCGCTGGAGGCTTGGGCTATCCAAATGGCATTTTCGAGACGGTTATTAAAGAAAGTCTTGAGGAAGCCAACCTGGAACAACAGCTCATTGAAAAACATATAAAAGCTGTGGGTGCGGTATCATACTTTTATTTTCAGGGTGACATTGAAGGGgacaaatttcaaagcGAGTCGTCACTCATAACAGGAGAGGTGGAGTTCTTATTTGACTTGGAGTTGCCTCCGGATGTGGTTCCTTGTCCTAACGACGGTGAGGTTGACAGCTTTCAATTGATGACCTTACAGCAAACTATCAAGGCGCTCAGAAATAAAGAGTTCAAGCCTAATTGTGGCCTCATAATGTTAGAGTTTTTAATGAGGCACGGCTACATCAACTCAGAAAACGAACCCAATTATGGAGAAATCATTTCCCGCGTCCACCGTAGGCTTCCTTTCCCAACTTTAAACTAA
- the MGM101 gene encoding Mgm101p (similar to uniprot|P32787 Saccharomyces cerevisiae YJR144W MGM101 Protein involved in mitochondrial genome maintenance component of the mitochondrial nucleoid required for the repair of oxidative mtDNA damage) — protein MFRPRSIGLLVAKRNAVTAVKRVANARAPTTAGAAGVGRTQEPDNATAPPPEHKALRTSSFGKPLNNSLRGYSLEGRLPGTEVHSRDSSNEINWAVSFQGLGSRPFEDAVQLELANPLAAEDIEIKPDGLVYLPEIKYRRILNRAFGAGGWGLVPRSETTVTDKLVTREYALVCHGQLVSLARGEQDYFAESGIPTATEGCKSNALMRCCKDLGIGSELWDPVFIKNFKKSNCVEKFVEHVTTKKKRKIWLRKDREVEYPYK, from the coding sequence ATGTTCAGGCCACGGAGTATAGGATTGTTGGTGGCGAAAAGAAACGCCGTAACTGCTGTTAAACGTGTTGCAAATGCCAGGGCACCTACCACAGCCGGCGCTGCAGGAGTTGGGCGCACGCAAGAGCCAGACAACGCTACGGCGCCACCTCCCGAACACAAGGCGCTCAGAACTTCGAGTTTTGGGAAGCCGCTGAACAACTCTCTTCGAGGGTACAGTTTAGAGGGCCGACTGCCCGGCACAGAGGTACATTCGCGGGATAGCTCAAATGAAATCAATTGGGCAGTGTCTTTCCAAGGACTGGGCTCGCGCCCATTCGAGGACGCGGTGCAATTGGAGCTGGCCAACCCCCTGGCAGCCGAGGACATTGAGATCAAGCCCGATGGTCTGGTCTACCTTCCTGAAATCAAGTATCGCCGAATCCTTAATAGAGCTTTTGGCGCTGGTGGTTGGGGACTGGTGCCTAGGTCGGAAACGACGGTCACCGACAAACTGGTCACACGTGAATACGCGCTGGTATGTCACGGTCAGTTGGTGAGTTTGGCACGCGGAGAGCAGGACTATTTTGCGGAGTCGGGGATCCCCACTGCTACCGAAGGGTGCAAAAGTAACGCCTTGATGAGATGTTGCAAAGACCTGGGAATTGGGTCCGAGCTATGGGACCCCgttttcatcaagaacttcaaaaaatcgaaTTGCGTTGAGAAATTCGTAGAGCACGTAACCACTaagaaaaagcgcaagATATGGCTTAGAAAAGACCGAGAAGTTGAATATCCTTACAAATAA
- the MNL1 gene encoding alpha-1,2-mannosidase MNL1 (similar to uniprot|P38888 Saccharomyces cerevisiae YHR204W MNL1 Alpha mannosidase-like protein of the endoplasmic reticulum required for degradation of glycoproteins but not for processing of N-linked oligosaccharides), translated as MVSLRLLLLTLAALLGTSGVCAGHRFQQFSFCEEELRYYRDETEQLFRHAYNHYMELAYPFDEVYPIQCRARTRNFEDPLDHPTNDVLGNFSASLVDSLTTLAVLGDVSAFRSAVELVEQDLQPEFSIDSTVQVFETTIRILGGLISAHLYATDPTKKVYLGSDYNGILLQRAQKLADRLLPAYLTQTGIPLPRINLAHGLRGVPAEFQQENNAAAMACPMLEFTMLSYLTHDDKYKNAARYAFDAVWSLRSKIDLLPMSFSPHDGTPYNKFTGTGASIDSFYEYALKGAILFNDEELWNTWEASYYALRKHSRSDWFYANIDVNGGQLVLPWIDSLSAFFPGLQVLAGDLEDARIKHLMFLKLWNTYGALPERWEFQLPDSTDATSREISSVPLPWYPLRPEFVESTYFLYRATQDVFYLKVAWTILEDLKKSYKAPCGFAGLQNVVSGERQDRMETFVLSETLKYLYLIFDTHNELHSDSSNIIFSTEAHPLWLRASDIAAYEARQGLNDSHCDMIASSKEPSKKKSLIARIFSILMPSVCPKTQQRLPILHSGYFSAKSGERLERPSSAPICANTRSSSVDFLRSNMLSEFPRLFEIEHRYNEMLLKPNRLLNRTQMELNPKFYEMWSGWDRAEIYGRMCTCLATATTESYEMVFSKSLSDPKQPEARSIRQVPLSNGTSMHTIELATLAEVRLRVEMLSPGALDIYGQWIDPSLFKNASRDNGLFENIFDEPGADSVDDQDSDATIVNKFYRATAVDGMMLPHNGVVRLRKSPTFGPDIISDGLLGYNNKRMLLLGGVPVINLVVDET; from the coding sequence ATGGTATCACTACGCCTACTGCTCCTGACTTTAGCCGCGCTGCTCGGAACAAGTGGCGTTTGCGCTGGCCATAGGTTTCAGCAGTTTTCCTTCTGTGAGGAAGAACTGCGATACTACCGTGATGAAACGGAGCAGCTGTTCCGCCACGCATACAACCATTACATGGAGCTCGCGTACCCCTTCGACGAGGTTTACCCAATTCAATGTCGAGCGCGGACCAGGAACTTTGAGGACCCACTCGACCATCCGACGAACGACGTGCTGGGCAACTTTTCTGCATCGCTGGTCGACTCACTGACCACGCTCGCAGTGCTGGGCGACGTGAGCGCATTTCGTTCCGCAGTCGAATTGGTGGAGCAAGACTTGCAGCCAGAGTTTTCGATAGACTCCACTGTGCAGGTGTTTGAAACTACTATTCGCATCTTGGGCGGCCTAATATCGGCGCATCTGTATGCTACAGATCCTACGAAAAAAGTTTATCTTGGCTCGGACTACAACGGGATACTGCTGCAGCGGGCGCAGAAGCTTGCAGACCGTCTCTTACCTGCATATCTAACCCAGACTGGAATTCCTCTGCCGCGCATCAACCTTGCTCATGGGCTTCGAGGTGTGCCGGCGGAGTTTCAGCAGGAGAATAACGCAGCCGCGATGGCCTGCCCGATGCTGGAGTTTACAATGTTGTCATATTTAACACATGATGACAAGTACAAGAATGCTGCGCGGTATGCCTTCGATGCCGTGTGGTCCCTGAGAAGCAAGATTGACCTCCTGCCCATGTCATTTAGTCCTCACGATGGCACACCGTATAACAAGTTCACTGGAACGGGAGCCTCTATTGACTCCTTCTACGAGTATGCACTCAAGGGCGCTATTTTGTTcaatgacgaagagctctggAATACGTGGGAAGCTTCGTACTACGCCCTCCGAAAGCACTCTAGGAGCGACTGGTTTTACGCAAATATTGATGTCAATGGCGGTCAACTGGTATTGCCCTGGATTGATTCACTGAGCGCATTTTTCCCTGGACTTCAGGTGCTGGCaggagatcttgaagacgCAAGAATAAAACACCTAATGTTCCTGAAGCTGTGGAATACGTACGGCGCTTTGCCCGAACGGTGGGAATTTCAGCTACCGGACTCTACAGACGCAACATCGCGCGAAATCTCCTCGGTGCCTCTACCGTGGTATCCTCTGCGTCCGGAGTTTGTCGAATCAACCTACTTTTTGTACCGCGCTACTCAAGATGTGTTCTACTTGAAAGTCGCCTGGACCATCCTTGAAGATCTGAAAAAATCATACAAAGCACCGTGCGGGTTCGCGGGCTTGCAAAACGTGGTTTCAGGTGAGCGTCAGGACCGTATGGAAACCTTTGTCTTGAGCGAGACGCTCAAATACTTATACCTGATTTTTGACACACACAATGAGCTGCATTCCGATTCCAGCAATATAATATTCAGCACCGAAGCACACCCTCTCTGGCTAAGAGCCTCCGACATTGCTGCGTACGAAGCTCGTCAGGGTCTGAATGACTCCCATTGTGATATGATAGCTTCTAGCAAagagccttcaaaaaaaaagtcattAATCGCCCGAATTTTTAGCATACTCATGCCCTCAGTGTGCCCCAAAACGCAGCAGAGGCTTCCGATACTCCATTCTGGTTATTTTTCAGCAAAAAGTGGAGAGCGGTTGGAACGGCCTAGCAGCGCACCCATCTGTGCGAATACCCGCAGTTCCTCGGTGGACTTTCTGCGCTCTAATATGTTAAGTGAGTTTCCACGCCTGTTCGAGATAGAACATCGCTACAACGAGATGTTGCTGAAGCCCAATCGGCTCCTAAATCGTACCCAAATGGAACTGAATCCAAAATTCTATGAAATGTGGAGTGGTTGGGATCGAGCTGAAATATATGGCCGCATGTGCACGTGCTTAGCGACTGCAACAACTGAGTCTTACGAGATGGTGTTCAGCAAGTCTTTGAGCGATCCAAAGCAACCAGAAGCTCGCTCGATACGACAGGTGCCGCTGAGTAATGGCACATCAATGCACACAATAGAATTAGCAACACTCGCAGAAGTCAGGCTGCGGGTTGAAATGCTGTCTCCAGGTGCGCTCGATATTTACGGCCAATGGATCGACCCAtcgcttttcaaaaatgcgtcacgtgataatgggctctttgaaaacataTTTGATGAACCTGGCGCTGATTCTGTTGACGACCAGGACTCAGATGCGACCATTGTGAACAAATTCTACCGCGCTACAGCGGTAGACGGTATGATGTTGCCTCATAACGGCGTTGTACGCTTGCGAAAATCGCCCACATTCGGTCCCGATATTATCTCTGATGGACTTCTAGGCTATAACAATAAGCGCATGCTGCTGTTAGGCGGCGTGCCGGTGATCAATTTAGTAGTGGACGAGACCTGA
- the SMN1 gene encoding Smn1p (similar to uniprot|P38887 Saccharomyces cerevisiae YHR202W Hypothetical ORF), whose protein sequence is MARPEVWLPILLFASWANGRTIPSKGQEFQQAQDTGFTEPLIRDLHVGELNFLHTTDTHGWLGSHLTQPNYDADWGDFVSFASRFRENRVGTAGDLVLVDTGDKHDGNGLSDATVPNGLESTKVFNEQDYDLLTLGNHELYTEENTVLEYCSTANSEKFKDAYVSSNVEFITKEGNPVPFGSKYRFFKTKNHNFRILALSFMFNFQRTNPRAKVTPALEALKQDWFQDVISKYPAESVDVLVVFGHMPITDPENREINQVHRHLRKIYPKTIIQYFGGHSHIRDFAVFDKQSTGLQSGRFSETVGFLSIANVKSSEPSFSRQYLDFSKKSFAYHSRVSQSNLVTEKGSKISNHLSKLREDLSLNEVVGYVPDTYYMDTKPLQSKHNIYHLLASEVLPRLRSQHTDDTKSRFIIINTGAIRYDLYKGNFTKDSEYIVSPFPNDWNYIEVPLSLAEGVADYLNKGPVLLRSLAPPSALRHTLRHTRPKSCPFIHDPERSKGYTTLDDGGCEGDDVPHNTEIYYDIPNVVQSVELKPGIQDTAHLVFYSFIQRDVVRALNALNEQKAIVRHHYSEKDCRQYGGHATKDLLKEWIRDL, encoded by the coding sequence ATGGCCAGGCCCGAAGTTTGGCTACCCATTCTATTATTTGCAAGTTGGGCCAATGGCCGCACTATTCCTTCAAAGGGCCAAGAGTTCCAGCAGGCGCAGGACACGGGCTTTACAGAGCCATTGATAAGGGATCTACATGTGGGAGAACTCAATTTCCTACATACCACCGATACCCACGGTTGGCTAGGGTCTCACTTGACACAACCAAACTACGACGCTGACTGGGGTGACTTTGTGTCCTTCGCATCAAGGTTTCGAGAAAACAGGGTCGGCACTGCAGGGGACCTGGTCTTAGTGGACACAGGCGATAAGCACGACGGAAACGGCCTCAGCGATGCGACTGTACCAAACGGGTTAGAGTCAaccaaagttttcaatgagCAAGACTACGATCTGTTGACACTTGGGAACCACGAACTATACACCGAGGAGAACACGGTCCTTGAGTACTGCTCAACAGCCAATTCTGAAAAGTTTAAGGATGCTTACGTCTCAAGCAACGTGGAATTCATAACCAAAGAGGGAAACCCAGTGCCTTTTGGGTCGAAATACcgctttttcaaaacaaaaaatcaCAACTTCCGCATCCTGGCCCTCTCCTTCATGTTCAATTTCCAGAGAACGAACCCACGAGCGAAGGTAACTCCAGCGCTAGAAGCGCTCAAACAGGACTGGTTTCAAGATGTAATTTCCAAGTATCCAGCCGAGAGCGTGGATGTTTTGGTGGTATTTGGCCATATGCCCATCACTGACCCAGAAAACCGGGAAATCAACCAAGTCCACCGCCACCTTCGGAAAATTTACCCCAAAACGATAATTCAATACTTTGGTGGTCACTCTCACATAAGGGATTTCGCTGTTTTCGATAAACAATCGACAGGTCTTCAAAGCGGAAGGTTTTCAGAAACTGTTGGGTTCCTTTCAATCGCGAACGTCAAGAGCAGTGAACCTAGTTTCTCCAGGCAGTACCTTGACTTTAGTAAGAAATCCTTTGCATATCACTCACGAGTTTCGCAGAGTAACTTGGTTACTGAGAAGGGATCCAAGATATCCAACCATCTAAGCAAACTGCGGGAAgacttgagcttgaacGAAGTTGTGGGTTATGTTCCCGATACCTACTATATGGACACAAAGCCTTTGCAGTCGAAACACAACATTTATCATCTTTTAGCCTCGGAAGTTCTGCCTCGCCTAAGGTCTCAACACACCGACGACACAAAGTCTCGTTTTATCATAATCAACACCGGCGCAATCAGGTATGACTTGTACAAGGGCAACTTCACAAAGGATTCAGAGTACATTGTATCACCCTTTCCCAACGACTGGAACTACATCGAGGTCCCGCTCTCGCTTGCAGAAGGCGTAGCAGATTACTTGAATAAGGGCCCAGTTTTGCTGAGATCTTTGGCTCCGCCCTCCGCCTTAAGGCACACCTTAAGGCACACTAGACCGAAATCGTGCCCTTTTATTCACGATccagaaagaagcaaagGATACACCACATTAGACGATGGCGGTTGTGAAGGCGACGATGTACCACACAACACTGAAATCTATTACGACATCCCCAACGTGGTGCAATCAGTTGAACTAAAACCGGGAATCCAAGATACGGCGCACTTGGTGTTCTACAGTTTCATCCAGCGAGATGTCGTGCGTGCGCTCAATGCTTTGAACGAACAAAAGGCAATCGTGAGGCACCACTACTCAGAAAAGGACTGCCGGCAGTACGGAGGACACGCCACCAAGGATCTTCTCAAGGAGTGGATAAGAGATTTATAA